The following proteins are encoded in a genomic region of Leifsonia psychrotolerans:
- a CDS encoding GuaB3 family IMP dehydrogenase-related protein, whose amino-acid sequence MEIEIGRSKRARRVYAFDDIAIVPSRRTRDPEDVSVSWSIDAYQFDIPILAAPMDSVVSPTTAIMMGQLGGVGVLDLEGLWTRYENPEPMLAEIRTLPADKATARMQEIYSAPIKPELISERLAEIRAAGVTVAAALSPQRTQELYETVVAAGVDLFVIRGTTVSAEHVSQNQEPLNLKKFIYELDVPVIVGGAATYTAALHLMRTGAAGVLVGFGGGAASTTRATLGIHAPMATAVADVAGARRDYMDESGGRYVHVIADGGLGTSGDIVKAIACGADAVMLGSTLARSTDAPGGGFHWGAEAHHSQLPRGKRVEVGTVAPLEEILYGPAPVADGTANLVGALRRSMATTGYSDLKEFQRVEVVVAPYPVN is encoded by the coding sequence ATGGAGATTGAAATCGGCCGTTCCAAGCGCGCTCGTCGCGTTTACGCCTTTGACGACATCGCGATCGTTCCGAGCCGTCGCACGCGCGACCCGGAGGACGTCTCGGTCAGTTGGTCGATTGACGCCTACCAATTCGACATCCCGATTCTGGCTGCACCGATGGACTCCGTCGTCTCGCCGACCACGGCGATCATGATGGGCCAGCTCGGCGGCGTGGGGGTGCTCGACCTCGAGGGCCTCTGGACCCGCTACGAGAACCCCGAGCCGATGCTTGCCGAGATTCGCACCCTCCCCGCCGACAAGGCGACGGCACGGATGCAGGAGATCTACTCCGCCCCGATCAAACCTGAGTTGATCTCCGAGCGTTTGGCCGAGATCCGTGCCGCCGGCGTCACCGTTGCCGCAGCACTCTCGCCGCAGCGCACCCAGGAATTGTACGAAACTGTTGTCGCCGCCGGCGTCGACCTCTTCGTCATTCGGGGCACCACGGTCTCGGCCGAGCACGTCTCGCAGAACCAAGAGCCGCTGAACCTGAAAAAGTTCATCTACGAACTCGACGTGCCCGTTATCGTCGGGGGTGCGGCCACCTACACGGCGGCCCTGCACCTCATGCGCACCGGAGCAGCCGGCGTGCTGGTCGGCTTCGGTGGCGGCGCGGCTTCGACCACGCGCGCAACCCTCGGCATCCACGCGCCGATGGCGACGGCCGTTGCCGATGTCGCCGGCGCTCGCCGCGACTACATGGACGAATCCGGCGGCCGTTATGTGCACGTCATCGCCGACGGCGGTCTCGGCACCTCGGGCGACATCGTCAAGGCCATCGCCTGTGGAGCCGACGCCGTCATGCTGGGCTCGACCTTGGCTCGGTCGACGGATGCTCCCGGTGGCGGATTCCACTGGGGCGCCGAAGCGCACCACTCCCAGCTTCCGCGCGGCAAGCGTGTCGAGGTTGGCACCGTGGCGCCGCTCGAAGAGATTCTCTACGGACCGGCACCCGTTGCCGACGGCACCGCGAACCTCGTCGGTGCGCTGCGCCGCTCGATGGCGACCACCGGATATTCCGACCTGAAGGAATTCCAGCGAGTCGAAGTGGTTGTCGCGCCGTACCCGGTGAACTAG
- a CDS encoding glycerol-3-phosphate dehydrogenase/oxidase produces the protein MATSNSVTRSTKLGPEEREAALARLKEKELDILVVGGGIVGAGSAMDAVTRGLSVGLLEARDWASGTSSRSSKLVHGGIRYLEQLDFRLVREALIERGLLLQRIAPHLVKPVRFLYPLKKRVTERFYVGAGMLLYDIFSYSGGMPPGVPHHRHLSKSQVKKLMPSIADGALVGGITYYDAQVDDARYVASLVRTASFYGAHVASRVRVEGFIKVGERVVGVHAHDLQTGERFEVRAKQVVNATGVWTDDTQRMVGERGTFKVRASKGIHLVVPRDRFQSAMGLLLRTEKSVLFVIPWGRHWLIGTTDTDWHLDKAHPAATAADIDYLLEHVNSVLSVPLTREDVEGVYAGLRPLLAGESDQTSKLSREHLVGHSVPGLVVIAGGKWTTYRVMAKDAIDAAVDALDGRIPASTTQNIPLLGAEGYQAAWNKRGKIAKAFGLHTARVEHLLNRYGTLTDELLDLIRDNPALAHPLPGADDYIEAEIVYAATHEGALHLDDVLARRTRISIEAWDRGASAAPVAARLMAQALGWDADTEEHEVAVYLKRVAAERASQEQPDDESADRVRLEAPDIVSSS, from the coding sequence ATGGCCACGAGCAACTCTGTGACACGTTCCACGAAACTGGGGCCGGAGGAGCGCGAGGCCGCGCTCGCCCGGCTCAAGGAAAAAGAGCTTGACATCTTGGTCGTCGGTGGCGGCATCGTTGGTGCCGGCAGCGCGATGGATGCGGTCACACGCGGGCTGAGTGTCGGCTTGCTTGAGGCGCGTGACTGGGCTTCCGGCACGTCGAGCCGCTCGTCGAAGCTCGTGCACGGCGGAATCCGTTATCTGGAACAGCTCGACTTTCGTCTCGTGCGTGAGGCGTTGATCGAACGCGGTCTGCTGTTGCAACGCATCGCACCACATCTGGTCAAGCCCGTGCGTTTTCTGTACCCGCTGAAGAAGCGCGTCACCGAGCGGTTCTATGTGGGCGCCGGAATGCTGCTCTACGACATCTTTTCGTACAGTGGCGGCATGCCGCCGGGCGTGCCGCACCACCGCCACCTGTCGAAGTCTCAGGTGAAGAAGCTGATGCCGAGCATTGCGGATGGCGCACTGGTCGGCGGCATCACGTACTACGACGCCCAGGTCGACGATGCGCGCTACGTGGCGTCACTCGTGCGCACCGCGTCGTTCTATGGTGCCCACGTGGCGAGCCGGGTGCGTGTCGAAGGTTTCATCAAGGTGGGGGAGAGGGTCGTCGGCGTCCACGCCCACGACCTGCAAACCGGCGAACGGTTCGAGGTGCGGGCGAAGCAGGTCGTAAACGCGACCGGAGTGTGGACCGATGACACTCAGCGCATGGTGGGGGAACGCGGCACCTTCAAGGTGCGGGCGTCCAAGGGCATTCACCTGGTGGTGCCGCGCGACAGGTTCCAGTCGGCGATGGGACTGCTGCTGCGCACCGAGAAAAGTGTGCTGTTCGTGATTCCGTGGGGTCGGCACTGGCTGATCGGCACCACAGACACCGATTGGCACCTGGACAAGGCGCATCCGGCCGCCACTGCTGCCGACATCGACTATCTGCTCGAACATGTGAACTCGGTGCTGAGCGTGCCGCTGACCCGCGAAGACGTCGAAGGCGTCTACGCCGGGTTGCGTCCGCTGCTCGCCGGTGAATCGGACCAAACCTCGAAGTTGTCCCGCGAGCACCTTGTCGGGCATTCCGTGCCGGGTCTCGTGGTGATCGCCGGTGGCAAGTGGACCACCTACCGTGTGATGGCCAAGGATGCCATTGATGCGGCAGTCGACGCGCTCGACGGGCGTATACCGGCCTCGACGACGCAGAACATCCCGCTGCTCGGCGCGGAGGGGTATCAGGCAGCGTGGAACAAGCGCGGCAAGATCGCAAAGGCGTTCGGGCTGCACACTGCCCGGGTCGAGCATCTCCTGAACCGGTATGGCACTCTCACCGACGAACTGCTTGACCTCATTCGCGACAACCCCGCCCTGGCGCATCCGCTGCCCGGTGCCGACGACTACATCGAAGCAGAAATCGTCTATGCGGCAACCCATGAGGGGGCGTTGCACCTCGACGATGTGCTCGCTCGCCGCACCCGGATCTCGATCGAAGCTTGGGACCGTGGTGCGTCAGCCGCGCCGGTCGCCGCCCGACTGATGGCTCAGGCCCTCGGCTGGGACGCCGACACCGAAGAACACGAGGTCGCGGTGTACCTGAAGCGGGTTGCGGCCGAGCGAGCCTCGCAGGAGCAGCCCGACGACGAATCGGCCGACCGGGTACGGCTGGAGGCTCCCGACATCGTCTCGTCGTCCTAA
- a CDS encoding ABC transporter ATP-binding protein, with protein sequence MTLLELKDVSVHYGRIQAIHDMSFTVEEGEIVSLIGANGAGKSTTMKTISGLLNPSHGSITFDGEDITKVKAHLRVVKGISQSPEGRGIFPGMTVMENLDMGAFGRADRSGMAADFDRVFDLFPRLAERKTQLGGTMSGGEQQMLAIGRALMSAPRLLLLDEPSMGLAPQFIKQIFKIITEINAQGTTVLLVEQNANQALARANRGFVLETGAITHQGTGKELLANPAIKEAYLGVG encoded by the coding sequence ATGACGTTGCTTGAGCTCAAGGATGTCAGCGTGCACTACGGTCGCATCCAGGCGATCCACGACATGTCGTTCACGGTCGAGGAAGGCGAGATCGTCAGTTTGATTGGGGCCAACGGCGCGGGCAAATCGACGACGATGAAGACCATCTCCGGTCTGCTGAACCCGTCGCACGGATCCATCACCTTCGACGGCGAGGACATCACCAAGGTCAAAGCACACCTCCGTGTGGTGAAAGGAATTTCGCAATCACCGGAAGGACGCGGAATCTTTCCCGGAATGACGGTGATGGAGAACCTCGACATGGGGGCGTTCGGTCGCGCCGACCGCTCGGGCATGGCGGCGGATTTCGATCGAGTATTCGACCTCTTTCCCCGTTTGGCCGAACGGAAGACCCAGTTGGGCGGCACGATGTCGGGTGGTGAGCAACAAATGCTCGCGATTGGGCGCGCACTGATGAGCGCGCCACGCCTGCTGCTTCTCGACGAACCCTCGATGGGTTTGGCCCCGCAATTCATCAAGCAGATTTTCAAGATCATCACTGAAATCAACGCCCAGGGCACCACGGTTCTACTCGTCGAACAGAACGCCAACCAGGCGCTGGCCCGCGCGAACCGCGGTTTCGTGTTGGAAACCGGAGCGATCACACATCAGGGAACCGGCAAAGAACTGCTGGCGAACCCGGCTATTAAGGAGGCGTACCTGGGGGTCGGCTAG
- a CDS encoding branched-chain amino acid ABC transporter permease: MSMTDGPKILPTAESQKESIDQESRTTRKAGWTQPLRDRWNRLPRQVQWLWLLIVVALAYLLPVVNIPLLTTEPGTDWPLACFSMASFALIAVGLNVVIGYAGLLDLGYVAFFAVGSYVAAMLTSPDSPFLHIPYLWTIPVAMAVTMFFGVVLGVPTLRLRGDYLAIVTLGFGEIVRILATIIPALKGQVGFQNVGRPPGVTADGQQIFSNSSGTPWYWLTLTIIIIVLIFVGNLERSRVGRSWVAIREDEDAAEIMGVPTFKYKVWAFAIGAAVGGLSGALFAGQVGFVSNAKFDVQTSILFVAAVVMGGAGNKVGALLGGAIVAYIPLRFIAIAEYKYFIFGLALVVIMIFRSQGLIPARQRLLAYGRNAYNRVAKKRTSAPPEVPPTSDTEEGATA; this comes from the coding sequence CAGAAGGAATCGATCGACCAGGAATCGCGGACCACGCGGAAGGCCGGCTGGACCCAGCCGCTGCGTGACCGGTGGAACAGGCTGCCTCGGCAAGTGCAATGGCTGTGGCTTCTCATCGTCGTCGCGCTGGCGTACCTGCTGCCGGTGGTGAATATCCCGCTGCTCACGACTGAACCGGGCACCGACTGGCCTCTGGCCTGCTTCAGCATGGCCAGCTTTGCGCTGATCGCCGTCGGACTGAACGTGGTGATCGGTTACGCCGGACTTCTCGATCTCGGCTATGTGGCCTTCTTCGCCGTCGGTTCGTACGTGGCGGCGATGCTCACGAGCCCCGATTCTCCGTTCCTGCATATCCCGTACCTCTGGACCATCCCTGTTGCGATGGCCGTGACCATGTTCTTCGGCGTAGTCCTCGGCGTGCCGACCCTCCGACTGCGCGGCGACTACCTGGCCATTGTGACCCTGGGCTTTGGTGAGATCGTGCGAATCCTGGCCACCATCATCCCGGCTTTGAAGGGGCAGGTCGGCTTTCAGAATGTCGGCCGGCCGCCGGGTGTGACGGCCGATGGTCAGCAGATCTTCTCAAACTCCAGTGGGACGCCGTGGTACTGGCTGACGCTGACGATCATCATCATCGTGCTGATCTTCGTCGGGAACCTGGAGCGAAGCCGGGTCGGCCGCTCGTGGGTCGCCATCCGTGAGGACGAAGACGCGGCCGAGATCATGGGAGTGCCCACCTTCAAATACAAGGTGTGGGCCTTTGCGATCGGCGCTGCCGTCGGCGGCCTCTCCGGTGCCCTCTTCGCGGGACAAGTCGGCTTCGTCAGCAACGCGAAGTTCGATGTGCAGACCTCCATTCTGTTTGTGGCCGCCGTCGTCATGGGTGGGGCCGGCAATAAGGTCGGCGCCCTGCTGGGAGGGGCCATCGTTGCGTATATCCCGCTGCGTTTCATCGCGATTGCCGAGTACAAGTACTTCATCTTCGGCCTCGCGCTCGTGGTCATCATGATTTTCCGATCCCAGGGGCTCATCCCGGCCCGTCAACGGCTGCTGGCCTACGGGCGGAACGCCTACAATCGGGTTGCAAAAAAGAGAACGTCGGCGCCCCCTGAAGTTCCCCCCACATCCGATACAGAGGAAGGAGCGACGGCATGA
- a CDS encoding MalY/PatB family protein, whose protein sequence is MDVIADPLALLRQRTSMKWRTYPEDVLPLFVAEMDYPLAASVRAAVTAAIERNDTGYVAPVNDFAEALAGFTLRRWGWRIDPEHVSTTTDVSVAIVESLRQLIRPGDEVVINPPIYPPFFDLIPEAGGLVREVPLVHSEVGWTLDLEGLEVAFAAGARAYLLCNPHNPLGHPHSVEDLSAVAELAARYGVTVISDEVHGPLTHSDGIFTPFLSVSEAAREHGICVTSASKAWNLAGLKCAAFVTASDRMHEIVAALPQEVNWRTSQFGLIAGSAAFSDGDAWLDGALAAVQSNRRLLTELLDAQLPGVRYEQPTASYLAWLDFRALGWGTDPAAVALERAKVALSSGPMFGRPGTGFARLNFACSPAVLAEAVSRLAAVG, encoded by the coding sequence ATGGATGTCATCGCCGATCCCCTTGCTCTGCTGCGCCAACGCACCAGCATGAAATGGCGGACCTATCCCGAGGATGTGCTACCGCTTTTCGTCGCCGAGATGGATTATCCGCTCGCGGCCTCAGTTCGCGCGGCCGTGACTGCGGCGATCGAACGCAACGACACTGGTTATGTGGCACCCGTCAACGATTTTGCTGAGGCACTCGCCGGTTTCACACTGCGCCGCTGGGGCTGGCGAATCGACCCGGAACACGTTTCCACGACGACGGATGTGAGCGTTGCGATCGTCGAATCGCTGCGGCAGCTGATCCGGCCGGGTGACGAAGTGGTGATCAACCCGCCGATCTATCCACCCTTTTTCGACCTCATTCCCGAGGCGGGTGGTCTGGTCCGCGAGGTGCCGCTGGTGCACAGCGAGGTCGGCTGGACTCTTGACCTTGAGGGCCTCGAAGTCGCCTTCGCCGCTGGAGCGCGCGCGTATCTGCTCTGCAACCCGCACAATCCGCTCGGGCATCCGCACAGCGTCGAAGACCTGAGCGCCGTCGCCGAGTTGGCCGCCCGGTACGGCGTCACGGTCATCAGTGATGAGGTACATGGCCCGTTGACGCATAGCGACGGCATCTTCACGCCGTTCTTGTCGGTGTCTGAGGCGGCTCGGGAACACGGAATCTGTGTCACGTCGGCGAGCAAAGCCTGGAATCTGGCCGGGCTGAAATGCGCGGCATTCGTCACGGCGTCGGACCGGATGCACGAGATCGTGGCCGCCCTGCCGCAAGAAGTGAATTGGCGCACCAGCCAGTTTGGCTTGATCGCCGGCAGTGCCGCCTTCAGCGACGGCGACGCATGGCTCGACGGCGCGCTTGCGGCAGTGCAGTCGAACCGTCGGCTGCTCACCGAGTTGCTCGACGCGCAACTGCCGGGGGTCCGCTACGAGCAGCCGACGGCCAGCTATCTGGCCTGGCTGGACTTTCGCGCGCTGGGCTGGGGGACCGACCCCGCCGCGGTGGCGCTCGAGCGAGCGAAGGTTGCGTTGAGCTCAGGTCCCATGTTCGGCAGGCCCGGCACGGGCTTCGCCCGGCTGAACTTCGCCTGCTCTCCGGCGGTGCTCGCCGAGGCGGTCTCGCGCTTGGCTGCGGTCGGCTGA
- the guaB gene encoding IMP dehydrogenase, which translates to MDQPDPFGFTGLTYDDVLLLPGHTDVIPSEAVTTSRLTRRINVATPLLSSAMDTVTETRMAIAMAREGGLGILHRNLSIDDQAEQVDLVKRSESGMITNPVTTTPDATVAEVDALCGQFRVSGLPVIDAKGVLVGIITNRDMRFVSETKKHTTTVREVMTTSPLITGKVGMAPQDAVAIFATHKIEKLPLIDDAGKLTGLITVKDFDKSEEFPNATKDDAGRLRVGAAIGFFGDAWQRATRLVEAGVDVLVVDTANGDSAGVLDIIRKLKADPAFRGIDVIGGNVATRSGAQALIDAGADAIKVGVGPGSICTTRIVAGVGVPQITAVYQASLAAREAGIPVIADGGLQYSGDIAKALVAGADTVMLGGLLAGTDESPGELVFVGGKQFKAYRGMGSLGALQTRGSKTSYSKDRYFQSDVPSDEKLIPEGIEGQVPYRGPVAAVAYQLIGGLRQSMFYVGARTIEELKQKGQFVRITPAGLKESHPHDVQIVMEAPNYRRS; encoded by the coding sequence ATGGATCAGCCAGATCCGTTCGGTTTCACCGGGCTCACATACGACGACGTCCTACTTCTTCCGGGCCACACTGATGTCATTCCGAGTGAGGCCGTGACCACGTCACGCCTCACCCGGCGTATCAACGTGGCCACCCCGCTGCTCTCGAGCGCGATGGATACCGTCACCGAGACGCGCATGGCCATCGCCATGGCACGCGAGGGCGGCCTCGGCATCCTGCATCGCAACCTGTCTATCGACGACCAGGCCGAGCAGGTCGACCTCGTCAAGCGCAGCGAATCCGGCATGATCACCAACCCGGTGACCACCACGCCGGATGCCACGGTGGCGGAGGTCGACGCGCTGTGCGGTCAGTTCCGCGTCAGTGGTCTGCCGGTCATCGACGCCAAGGGCGTGCTGGTGGGAATCATCACCAACCGCGACATGCGCTTCGTGTCGGAAACGAAGAAGCACACCACGACGGTGCGCGAGGTCATGACGACGTCGCCGCTGATCACCGGCAAAGTCGGAATGGCGCCGCAGGACGCCGTGGCGATCTTCGCCACGCACAAGATCGAGAAGCTGCCGCTCATCGATGACGCGGGCAAGCTGACCGGACTGATCACCGTGAAGGACTTCGATAAGTCGGAGGAGTTCCCGAACGCCACGAAGGACGATGCCGGACGACTGCGTGTCGGTGCAGCCATCGGCTTCTTTGGTGATGCCTGGCAGCGCGCGACGCGACTTGTGGAGGCCGGCGTTGACGTGCTGGTCGTCGACACCGCCAACGGCGACAGCGCGGGCGTGCTCGACATCATCCGCAAGCTCAAGGCTGACCCTGCCTTTCGTGGCATCGACGTGATCGGCGGTAACGTAGCCACGCGCTCGGGCGCACAGGCCCTGATCGACGCGGGAGCCGATGCCATCAAGGTCGGTGTAGGCCCGGGCTCCATCTGCACCACCCGCATCGTCGCTGGTGTGGGCGTACCTCAGATCACCGCCGTCTATCAGGCATCGCTCGCTGCGCGTGAAGCCGGCATCCCGGTCATCGCCGATGGAGGGCTTCAGTATTCGGGCGACATCGCCAAGGCGCTTGTCGCCGGCGCTGACACGGTGATGCTCGGCGGGCTGCTGGCCGGCACCGATGAGAGTCCCGGAGAGCTTGTCTTCGTGGGTGGCAAGCAGTTCAAGGCCTACCGTGGAATGGGTTCGCTTGGCGCTCTGCAGACTCGGGGCTCGAAGACGTCGTACTCGAAGGACCGCTATTTTCAGTCGGATGTGCCGAGCGATGAAAAACTCATCCCCGAAGGCATCGAAGGCCAGGTTCCCTACCGCGGTCCCGTCGCCGCAGTGGCGTACCAGCTGATCGGTGGGCTGCGCCAGTCGATGTTCTACGTGGGCGCACGCACCATCGAGGAGCTCAAGCAGAAGGGTCAGTTCGTGCGGATTACGCCGGCTGGCCTCAAGGAGTCGCACCCGCACGACGTGCAGATCGTCATGGAGGCGCCAAACTACCGTCGCTCTTAA
- a CDS encoding ABC transporter ATP-binding protein, with protein MSAVPADAPVPPAFDVSNDVVEAVAPEREIAVEVGDNIMEIKNLTVKFGGLVALDDVSFNIKRGEILGLIGPNGAGKTTCFNAMTGVYKPTSGDVVLEGVSLKGVKQHRITRRGLARTFQNIRLFGEMTALENVVVGLDARHKTSVVGALLRLPRHTREEKTSVERGMALLEFVGIADQAGVLSRHLPYGSQRRLEIARALATDPKVLCLDEPAAGFNPAEKEDLMVLIRQIRADGYTVLLIEHDMRLVMGVTDRIVVLEFGRKLADGIPVDIRNDPRVVAAYLGEPEDDVA; from the coding sequence ATGAGCGCTGTGCCAGCTGACGCCCCGGTGCCTCCCGCTTTCGACGTTTCGAACGACGTCGTTGAGGCGGTGGCACCCGAACGGGAAATTGCGGTCGAGGTGGGCGACAACATCATGGAGATCAAGAACCTCACGGTGAAGTTCGGTGGTCTTGTCGCACTTGACGACGTGTCATTCAACATCAAACGCGGCGAGATCCTCGGCTTGATCGGTCCGAACGGTGCGGGAAAGACGACCTGCTTCAACGCGATGACCGGTGTCTACAAGCCGACCAGCGGAGACGTCGTACTGGAGGGGGTCTCCCTCAAGGGGGTCAAGCAGCACCGCATCACCCGACGTGGTCTGGCGAGAACGTTTCAGAACATTCGGCTGTTCGGCGAGATGACGGCGTTGGAGAACGTTGTCGTCGGCTTGGATGCGCGGCATAAGACGAGTGTCGTCGGCGCGCTGCTTCGCTTGCCCCGTCACACTCGCGAAGAGAAGACATCGGTTGAACGTGGCATGGCGCTGCTGGAATTCGTCGGCATTGCCGACCAGGCCGGAGTTCTCTCCCGGCACCTTCCCTACGGCTCTCAGCGACGTTTGGAGATCGCCAGGGCTTTGGCGACCGACCCCAAGGTGCTGTGCCTCGACGAACCGGCCGCCGGATTCAACCCCGCTGAGAAGGAAGATCTGATGGTGCTTATCCGCCAGATCAGAGCCGACGGTTACACGGTGTTGCTGATCGAACACGACATGAGACTCGTGATGGGTGTGACGGACCGCATCGTGGTTTTGGAATTCGGTCGCAAGCTGGCAGACGGAATTCCCGTCGACATCCGGAACGACCCGCGAGTCGTCGCCGCCTACTTGGGGGAGCCTGAAGATGACGTTGCTTGA